A window of the Diorhabda carinulata isolate Delta chromosome 1, icDioCari1.1, whole genome shotgun sequence genome harbors these coding sequences:
- the LOC130897447 gene encoding cuticle protein 8-like: FQFVVFAAYLAVVHAGNLGLGYHAPALIAHGSHDAISSYSTVQHHAPAVHSYAAAAPVVYTAPVAYTAPVAKTVIAEPSAPAHYDFGYSVSDPHTGDAKSQHESRRGDVVHGSYSLLESDGTKRTVDYTADAHNGFNAVVHKEPAAVHSVAPVAAKIVAPVAYAAPVVHSAPLTVAKLAAPVTYTATVAHSSPWTAAVPLNVAHAGSLANVYSSSVAHGYTAPWTHGYASHAPVLSHKVW, from the coding sequence tttcagttcGTAGTATTTGCAGCATACTTAGCTGTGGTCCACGCTGGAAATTTGGGTCTAGGATATCATGCTCCAGCTCTTATAGCTCACGGATCCCACGATGCCATATCTAGTTACTCCACCGTCCAACATCATGCCCCAGCTGTACATTCTTACGCTGCTGCGGCTCCAGTAGTTTACACAGCTCCAGTTGCCTACACTGCTCCAGTAGCTAAAACTGTAATCGCGGAGCCCTCTGCACCGGCTCATTATGATTTTGGATACAGCGTAAGCGATCCTCACACCGGAGATGCCAAAAGTCAGCACGAATCCCGTCGTGGGGACGTTGTTCATGGTAGCTACTCTCTCCTGGAATCTGATGGTACTAAACGTACTGTAGATTATACAGCAGATGCTCACAATGGATTTAATGCCGTAGTACACAAAGAGCCCGCTGCCGTGCATTCTGTAGCTCCTGTTGCTGCCAAAATTGTTGCACCAGTTGCTTATGCTGCTCCAGTAGTTCATTCTGCTCCATTGACAGTAGCCAAATTAGCTGCTCCGGTTACTTACACTGCTACTGTAGCTCATTCTTCACCATGGACAGCTGCTGTTCCTTTGAACGTTGCTCACGCTGGTTCTCTTGCTAACGTATACAGCAGCTCAGTTGCTCACGGTTATACTGCTCCATGGACTCACGGTTATGCATCTCATGCTCCAGTACTTTCGCATAAAGTTTGGTAA
- the LOC130897299 gene encoding histone H1, gonadal-like → MTSLLSKFVDTIVSFKDRKGSSLEEILNNINSQRKNKLKINSLHVKKALEIGVKTGLLKKSNGKFKLGIETKYYDLLKNFRYVAKRWSTFKEKRRNGRSQQGKQHRRGKNIKTSKVSRLSTKARNLKLPIKQLRSRGRRDKNTSTCCRRKGIKRKYDNYTSAVVSDRSRRPRRKGRKRRQRRPRRPSKYGRKY, encoded by the exons ATGACCTCTCTTCTATCGAAATTTGTAGATACTATCGTCAGTTTTAAGGACCGTAAAGGTTCATCTCTCGAAGAAATACTCAACAATATTAATTCTCAAAGGAAGAACAAGCTGAAAATCAACTCTCTGCATGTTAAAAAGGCGCTGGAAATCGGCGTAAAAACTGGTCTTCTCAAAAAGTCAAACGGAAAATTCAAATTAG GTATTGAGACGAAGTATTACGACTTACTTAAAAACTTCAGGTATGTAGCTAAAAGATGGTCCACTTTCAAAGAAAAGCGACGGAACGGTAGAAGTCAGCAGGGAAAACAACACAGGcgtggaaaaaatataaaga CATCAAAAGTCTCACGATTGTCGACTAAAGCCAGAAACTTAAAACTACCGATAAAACAATTACGTAGTCGCGGACGGCGTGATAAAAATACCAGTACATGTTGTAGACGAAAAggaataaaacgaaaatatgataattaca CGAGCGCAGTGGTGTCGGATCGTAGTAGACGTCCAAGACGCAAAGGAAGAAAGAGAAGGCAGCGTCGACCACGACGACCATCGAAATATGGaaggaaatattaa
- the LOC130897370 gene encoding uncharacterized protein LOC130897370 yields MSTLLSKFVDTIVSFKDRKGSPLEEILNNINSQRKKKLKNNSLHVKKALEIGVKTGLLKKSNGKFKLGIETKYYDLLKNFRYVAKRWSTFTENRRNGKNQQGKQHRRGKNIKTSAVVSDRSRRPRRKGRKRRERRPRRSSKYGRRK; encoded by the exons ATGTCCACTCTTCTATCGAAATTTGTAGATACTATCGTCAGTTTCAAGGACCGTAAAGGTTCACCTCTCGAAGAAATACTCAACAATATTAATTctcaaaggaaaaaaaagctgaaaaacaactcTCTACATGTTAAAAAGGCGCTGGAAATCGGCGTAAAAACTGGTCTTCTCAAAAAGTCAAACGGGAAATTCAAATTAG GTATTGAGACGAAGTATTACGACTTACTTAAAAACTTCAGGTATGTAGCTAAAAGATGGTCCACTTTCACAGAAAACCGACGGAACGGTAAAAATCAGCAGGGAAAACAACACAGGcgtggaaaaaatataaaga CGAGCGCAGTGGTGTCGGATCGTAGTAGACGTCCAAGACGCAAAGGAAGGAAGCGAAGGGAGCGACGACCACGACGATCATCGAAATATGgacgaagaaaataa
- the LOC130897214 gene encoding cuticle protein 8-like — protein sequence MTFTIVVFAALVAVGQAGNLGLGYHAPALIAHGSHDAISSYSTVQHHAPAVHSYAAAAPVVYTAPVAYTAPVAKTVIAEPSAPAHYDFGYSVSDPHTGDAKSQHESRRGDVVHGSYSLLESDGTKRTVDYTADAHNGFNAVVHKEPAAVHSVVPVATKIVAPVAYAAPVVHSAPLTVAKLAAPVTYTATLAHSSPLAAAVPLNVAHAGSLANVYSSSVAHGYAAPWAHGYASHAPVLSHKVW from the exons ATGACATTCACA ATAGTAGTATTCGCAGCTTTGGTGGCAGTAGGCCAAGCTGGCAATTTGGGTCTAGGATATCATGCTCCAGCTCTTATAGCTCACGGATCCCACGATGCCATATCTAGTTACTCCACCGTCCAACATCATGCCCCAGCTGTACATTCTTACGCTGCTGCGGCTCCAGTAGTTTACACAGCTCCAGTTGCCTACACTGCTCCAGTAGCTAAAACTGTAATCGCGGAGCCCTCTGCACCTGCTCATTATGATTTTGGATACAGCGTAAGTGATCCTCACACCGGAGATGCCAAAAGTCAGCACGAATCCCGTCGTGGGGACGTTGTTCATGGTAGCTACTCTCTCCTGGAATCTGATGGTACTAAACGTACTGTAGATTATACAGCAGATGCTCACAATGGATTTAATGCCGTAGTACACAAAGAGCCCGCTGCCGTGCATTCTGTAGTTCCTGTTGCTACCAAAATCGTTGCACCAGTTGCTTATGCTGCTCCAGTAGTTCATTCTGCTCCATTGACAGTAGCCAAATTAGCTGCTCCGGTTACTTACACTGCTACTTTAGCTCATTCTTCACCATTGGCAGCTGCTGTTCCTTTGAACGTTGCTCACGCTGGTTCTCTTGCTAACGTATACAGCAGCTCAGTTGCTCACGGTTATGCTGCTCCATGGGCTCACGGTTATGCATCTCATGCTCCAGTACTTTCACATAAAGTTTGGTAA
- the LOC130895097 gene encoding cuticle protein 8-like, producing the protein MTVKFIILSVFVAVASSSHIGYGYGPALVGTNGAISTYSTVQQVPSAPLALTAPITYTAPVARTALAEPSALAHYDFGYAVNDPQTGDAKSQFESRRGDVVQGSYSLLESDGSKRTVDYTADEQNGFNAVVRKEPAVIHAVAPVVTKISAPVAYTAPVAPWTISKIAAPWSAKGATSITSTASVAHSSPWNVAKTATWGVAPAATLGYVAKSYSAPWSVSGYTAHVPTVTRNVW; encoded by the exons ATGACAGTTAAA TTCATAATTCTCTCAGTTTTCGTCGCTGTAGCCAGCTCCAGCCACATAGGTTATGGCTATGGACCCGCTCTTGTAGGAACAAATGGAGCTATATCAACTTATTCCACTGTTCAACAAGTTCCATCTGCTCCACTTGCCTTAACAGCTCCAATTACCTACACGGCTCCAGTAGCTAGAACTGCTCTTGCTGAACCTTCTGCACTAGCCCATTACGATTTCGGGTACGCTGTGAATGATCCTCAAACTGGAGACGCGAAGAGCCAATTCGAGTCTCGTCGTGGCGATGTTGTACAAGGTAGCTATTCCCTCTTGGAATCTGATGGATCCAAACGAACTGTAGATTACACTGCTGACGAACAAAATGGATTCAATGCTGTTGTACGCAAAGAACCGGCAGTCATACATGCTGTTGCTCCAGTAGTAACCAAAATATCTGCTCCAGTTGCTTACACAGCTCCCGTTGCCCCTTGGACTATATCTAAAATTGCCGCTCCATGGTCTGCTAAAGGAGCTACCTCTATCACTTCCACTGCCTCTGTAGCTCATTCTTCACCATGGAATGTAGCTAAAACTGCCACATGGGGTGTTGCTCCCGCTGCTACTCTTGGTTACGTCGCCAAAAGCTACTCTGCTCCATGGTCTGTTTCTGGATACACTGCTCATGTTCCTACAGTTACACGCAACGTTTGGTAA
- the LOC130895105 gene encoding cuticle protein 21-like has protein sequence MAFKFICFFAFLASTQAGILNSPQLHSDAPSVSYSSISTPVEYKTAGYAKVASPVSYAAPTKKNIATEDYSAPAHYNFGYAVEDPHTGDVKNQQESRDGDVVKGSYSLVEADGTKRIVEYTADAHNGFNAVVHHEATAYQSKPLASYAQPTYKVAAPVAYAQPAYKVAAPVAYAQPAYKVAAPVTYAQPAYKVAAPVTYAQPAYKVAAPVAYAQPAYKVAAPVAYAQPAYKVAAPVAYAQPAYKVAAPVAYAQPAYKVAPVTFSSAPEVSYSSISSPAHQKSATAYYH, from the exons ATGGCGTTCAAA ttcaTCTGCTTCTTCGCATTCCTTGCTTCCACGCAAGCAGGAATCTTGAATTCTCCACAACTCCATTCAGATGCACCGTCGGTATCATACTCAAGTATATCTACACCAGTGGAATATAAAACAGCAGGTTACGCTAAAGTGGCATCTCCCGTATCTTACGCCGCTCCAACC aaaaaaaatattgcaactGAAGATTACTCAGCCCCAGCTCACTACAATTTTGGTTACGCTGTTGAAGATCCCCATACTGGTGACGTTAAGAACCAACAAGAATCACGGGATGGTGACGTAGTAAAAGGAAGTTATTCTTTAGTTGAAGCTGATGGTACCAAGAGAATTGTAGAGTACACTGCTGATGCTCACAATGGTTTCAACGCTGTTGTACACCATGAAGCTACTGCATATCAATCAAAACCATTAGCTTCCTACGCCCAACCCACCTACAAAGTAGCAGCTCCAGTTGCTTATGCTCAACCTGCCTACAAAGTAGCTGCTCCAGTTGCTTATGCTCAGCCTGCCTACAAAGTAGCTGCTCCAGTTACTTATGCTCAACCTGCCTACAAAGTAGCTGCTCCAGTTACTTATGCTCAGCCTGCCTACAAAGTAGCTGCTCCAGTTGCTTATGCTCAGCCTGCATACAAAGTAGCTGCTCCAGTTGCTTATGCTCAGCCTGCCTACAAAGTAGCTGCTCCAGTTGCTTATGCTCAGCCTGCCTACAAAGTAGCTGCTCCAGTTGCTTATGCTCAGCCTGCCTATAAAGTAGCTCCAGTAACTTTTTCTAGTGCTCCTGAAGTATCTTACTCCAGTATTTCTTCACCAGCACACCAAAAATCAGCTACCGCATACTATCATTAA